CTGAAGGAAGATGCGCTGACGGTGACCGGCCAGACGATCGGCCAGAACATCGATCGGTGGGATGTGCGCTCAGCGGAGGCCCTGCGCGAAGCGCTGGTCGTGAACCAGACCGGCGGCGTGCCGTCCGGCAAGTCGGTGAAGGAACTGGGAATCGCCATCCGTGCGCAGCGCCAGGAAGATGGCGACAGCGCCACGGCCGTTGCTCTGCAGACGCGTGAACGCGAGATGCTCGTGGCCTGCTTCGCGGCGGCGTGGAATGCCCGCAATTCGAAGGCGCTGCTGGGCTTGTTCGATTCGAATGCCGAGATTGCCTCCTCCGAGCCCCACGAAGCGCGCCTGACCAGCAAAGCCGACCTCCGCAGCTTCTTCCAGCCGTTCCTGGCGGATGGCCCGGATGCAACGGTCGCCAGCATCGTGGAACTCGACGGCGAGCCCGCGGCGATCTTGTGGTCCATGGGCGCCAAGCCCGAAGCCCGCGGCGTCGTGTTGCTCGATGGTTTCAGCGAGGACGGTCAGTCCGTGACACATGCAACGATCCACTGGGAAGAAGCGTTGGCGGCCAGCGCACGCCCCTGCACCGTCGGCGAGGCGGGCGGCACATATCCATTCGCGCCGCCGAGTTTCGACCTGTTCGACTGCATCCGCCCCGCCGAGAAGGCGTACTCCAAGCAGGGCGGACTCGCTGTTCTGTATGGCAACCTCGCTCCCGAAGGCAGCGTCGTAAAAACCGCCGGCGTTGCCCCCGAAATGCTGCAGTTCACCGGCGAGGCGATCGTCTTCGAATCTCAGGACGACGCCTGCGAGGGCATCCTGGACGGCAAGGTTCACGAAGGTCACGTTGTCGTGATTCGCTACGAGGGTCCTCGCGGCGGACCGGGCATGCAAGAGATGCTGGCGCCGACCAGCTACATCATGGGCCGCGGCCTGGGATCGCGAGTGGCGCTGATCACGGACGGCCGCTTCAGCGGCGGAACGCGCGGCGCCTGTATCGGCCACGTGTCCCCGGAAGCCGCCGAGGGCGGCGCAATTGGCCTGATCAAGGACGGCGACAAAATCCGCATCGATATCCCGGCTCGCGAGATCGAGCTCCTGGTCGACGAGGCGGAACTGGCGAAGCGCAAGGCCGAATGGACCCCGCGCGAACCCGGTATCACAACCGGCTGGCTGCGGCGTTACGCGAAGTTCGTCACCAACGCGGCCAAGGGCGCTGTCCTGGAGTGCTGAAGCACGGCGAGGGGCTCTGACCCATCGTTTCCCTTGAAGGCAGGCCAGCGCCTCGGTTCACTACGTCGCCGCGGGGCAATCGGTATGGCCTCGCGCGACTTCCAGTGGGCCGGGACGCGTGACGACACAGTCTGAATACTCCACACCGATGATGCGCCAGTACATGGCGCTGAAACGCGAGCAGCCGGATGCGATTCTGCTGTTTCGGTGTGGCGATTTTTATGAGACTTACGCGGACGACGCCGAAGAAGCCGGCCGACTCCTGAACATCATCGTGACGCGCAAAGCCGCCGGCGGCGACGGCGACGTTGCCATGGCCGGCGTTCCACATCATGCGCTGGACAATTACCTCGCAAAGCTCGTTCGCCTCGGCAAACGCGTCGCCATCGCCGAACAAACTGAAGATCCGAAGCAGGCCAAGGGCCTTGTGCAGCGCGCCATCGTGCGCGTGGTCACGCCAGGTACGGCCGTCGACGACGCGCTGCTTGAGGATCGCTCAAATAACTATCTCGTGGCCCTGTGCGAAGGAAAGAACGGCGATTGGGGCGTCGCTGTGACCGACGTTTCAACCGGGTTCTTTGCACTGACCGAAGTCGACGCGGCGGACTCTCAGGCTAAGCTCGTCACGGAACTTGCCCGTTTGGACGCGCGCGAGATTCTCCTGCCGGAAGACCTTGAGGCATCTGCACTGCGCCCGCTGCTCGCTGAACGCGACATTCCGATCACGCGTCGCCGCCAAGAAGATTTCCGTCACGCAAACGCGCGGCGCTTGTTGCTCGATCACTTCAACGTGCAGAGCCTCGAAGGCTTCGGCGCGGAAGAACTCGAGACCGGCGTTTGCGCTGCCGGCGCGCTGTTGCGCTACATTCGCGAAACCCAGAAAACCGCCATCGGCCACATTGCCAATTTGCGCGTTCATTACGGCAAGCGCGCGATGGTGCTGGATGCCGTGACGCAGCGTTCGCTTGAACTTGTGCGCAACCTGCATGGCGATGGGCGCGAGGGGACGCTGCTTTCCATTCTTGATCGCACTGTCACGCCGATGGGTGCGCGCATGCTGAAGCGCTGGATGCTCGAGCCGCTCTGCGAACGTGCGGCTATCGAGGCCCGACTCGACGCGGTCGACAACCTGGTTGCTAGCCTCGACTTGCGAGAGAACGCCGGCGAGCTCTTGCGCGGCGTGAAGGACCTTGAACGCATCGTCAGCCGCATGAGTATGGGCGTTGCCAATCCGCGCGAAATGGCGGCGTTGCGGCTTGGCCTCGATCGTTTACCGGAATTGCGTCGAACGTTGACCGGTGCCAACGCTCCACTGCTAAAGCGACTCGGTGAGGAACTGAATCTTCTGGAAGATCTGCGGCGCGAAGTCGCCACGGCCCTTGTCGAGGAACCGCCGGCAAATCTGCAGAACGGCGGCGCGATTCGCGACGGGTATTCGGATGAGCTCGATGAACTGAAGGCCGTTGCGCGCGATTCAAAGACATGGATCGCCCAGTTCCGTGCGCGCGAAGCCGAACGCACCGGCGTCGACAAGCTCAAGATTGGCTACAATCGCGTCTTCGGCTACTACATCGAAATTACGCACGCGCAGATGCGCCAGATTCCCGGCGGCGAACCGCCGGAGGATTACATCCGCAAGCAGACACTGACGAATTCAGAGCGCTTCATCACGCCGGAGTTGAAGGAAAAGGAAGACATCATCCTTCACGCCGAGGAGCGGCTCGTTGCGCTGGAGCAGCAACTCTTCGATGCGCTCCGCCGTCGTGTGGCGGATCACGCGGTGGAGATTTTGCACGACGCGGAAGTCATTGCGAATGTCGATTGCCTGCGGTCGTTCGCGGTGGCCGCAATGTCCGGCCGATACGTTCGGCCACGCATCAACGAAGACGATCGACTCGAAATCGTCGATGGCCGCCATCCCGTTCTGGAAGCCATCCAGACCGATCCGCCGTTCGTGCCGAACGATGCGTTGATGTCTCCGGACGATTGCCAGATCGCATTGATTACCGGGCCGAACATGGCCGGCAAGTCGACGTATATTCGCCAGGTCGCGCTGATCGTTCTGATGGCGCACATGGGATGTTTCGTCCCGGCGGGGGAGGCCGACATCTCGCTCGTCGATCGCATTTTCACGCGCGTGGGCGCCATGGATCATCTGGCGCGCGGGCAGTCGACGTTCCTGGTGGAGATGACCGAGACAGCGAACATCCTTCGCCATGCGACGACAAGTTCGCTGGTGATTCTCGACGAAATCGGACGCGGCACCAGTACCTACGATGGTCTTTCGATCGCATGGTCGGTCGTGGAGTACTTGCACAACACGCCCGGCCGCACGCCGAAGACTCTCTTTGCGACGCACTACCACGAGCTGACAAGTCTCGAAGGTCCGTTGCCGCGGCTTCGCAATCATCATGTCGCGATTCTCGAGGAGAAAACTCGCGTTGTCTTCCTCTTTAAGGTCATCCCCGGCGCGACGGATCGAAGCTACGGCGTGCATGCGGCGGAATACGCCGGCGTGCCCGCGGATGTCGTAACGCGTGCGCGGGAGATTCTCGGCGGACTCGAACGCGGTGAAGCCGTCGCGCCGCGTGTTGCGAGTGGCGAGAAGATCGTTGAAGGAAAGAAAGTGCGCGGCAAGAAGGCCGCCGCCATTCTGCCTCAAGCCGATCCGTGGGAAGACCAACAGCTCTCGCTGTTCGATTCCGCTCCGCCTCACGAAGCTGTCGAGCGCCTCAAGAAACTCGATCCCAACCGCCTCACGCCGATGGAAGCCCTGGCCGTCCTGGCCGAACTGAAGAGGTTGACGGACGATTCCTCCTGAAGAATCGCCGATCTTTGGCATAATCCTTCGCCTCATTGAATAATGACGTTGATTTCCCTCCGGACTCCTGGCAGTCTGCAACCAGTCAACGCATCATTCCAGGAGGCCCACGATGGAACGACTTCCGTTCGATCGAGGGAGGAGTGCGTCCTGGCGAAACGGGATTGGGTTTGGGTTTCAGAGACAAATTGGACTGGGGAGAATCGCCGCTCTCATTCTTCTCGCGAGTGTTTTCCACGGAACTGCCGACGCTGCGACTCTCTCAGGCTACGTTGAAGAGTCCGCAAGCACGGCAACGCTAGCCGGCGTAAGCGTCATTGTGAAAGACGTCCCAAGAACTGTCTTTCGAAAGGCGACGACAGATGGTGTGGGTTACTTCTATCTGAGCGACATTGCGGACGGGACCTACGACTTCTACGTCGAATCATATCTCGTTACCCCACCCGTTCAACTCACCGTGTCGGGACAGAATGATATTACGACGATTGTCCTGAAGGCTTTGCCACCACCATCCCCCTACACGAGTCCCGAGACGGTCTTGGCGGAACGGAACCCGACGCTCGTGGAAGATGCCGATGGCGATGTTCATATCGTATTCGAACGCGAGGGATCGCTGCTGCACTCTGTCCGCAGCGAAGGCTCATGGGCAGACTGCGATATCGTGACGACGGGCACAGCAAGATATCCAACGGTCGCATACGGGAGTGCACTCAACGACAGCCTTACGACGGAAGGGCTGATATGCACCTGGGGAACAAGCGACACAACAGACACACAGACGCTCAATTTCTCGCTGGGTCGATTTACCGCCAGCGGCATCGAGTGGTCCACCTCCTCCACTCTCACCAATGATCTGGCTGCGGACTCCGCTCCCAAGGCTCTGGTGCGGGGAGGTTCCTCACCTCTTGTCGTGTGGTCGCAACGTCGGATCGATATCACAGATGATGCCGACGCCTACTACAAGTCCATCGATCTGGCCGGCTATACGTTTACTCCCCGATCGATCTATCAGGAGCCACCGAAGAAGCCACCGAAGAGTAATGAGCGGGCCTCCATCTCGGTCTCCGTAGAGTTCGCGTCAGGGGAAACCGTTCCGAAATGGGTCCCCGTGCTAGGCGGCAAGTATGAGTTCGACCTGAATGGCGAAGCGAATGGCTCCACCGATTGCGAAAAGGCCCATGTGGATGGCGGACTTACAATCGATATCTCGCTGTCCGACAATGCGAGTGCCCATGGGAGTTTTTCAGCAGAAGCCGATTGGAAAGCGAGTGAGCCGGACTGCGACTACGTGTTTGACTCGGCCAGCTGCACCGGGGCGATCGGAGCGAAGGGAAAGGTCCCCAGTCCTCCCGTTCCCATCGTTGTAGGCGGAGCGCCCATCGGCTCGGTTGTCTTCTATGGCTCACTCGCGGGCGAGCTGAAGGGCACCGTCACCTGGAGCAGCGGCTTCCCCGGATGGCCGGAGGGTGGCGTTTATACGGTGACTCTCAACCCTGCAGTTGGGGCCGAACTCGATCTCCTGAAGGGCTTCATCGAAGGATCCGCCGAGGTCTCAGGTTCTGCGACAGGAAGTTATGCCCCACCATCGACACTCAAGATGGTCAGCGTTTCTATTACCGTCTCGGGAGAGCTTTGCGGATTCTGGGGATGGTGGTGCAAAGACTTCACCAAGACATGGACGAAGAACTACAGCCGCGGAGGAAACTACTACTACCGCGAGTCAGCCGATGACCTGATCGTTCTCATGTCGCGACGCAGCGATGGGGACTACTCCATTACGGAAGACCTGGTCACGACGAAGAATACATCCTATATGGGAACAGGAAACGTCTACGAAGGCACACCCGTGCTGGATGACATTTCCTCCGACTACTATAGCGATGGTCCGGTCTCGATTGCCAGGAACTCCAGCGGCGATGTCGTCGTCACTTGGGCCAAAGAAGACGGTGACTACAACTCGACGCTCGGCTCGAGCATCATTGCGCGAACACTGTCATCTTCCGGATCGTGGGGAACGGTCGAAGAAATCGCCGACTCGGACAACTTCAACCGGGATGTCGCGATTGTCTTCGATTCGAGCGATGTGCCGATGGCAGTATGGGCTCAGGCGGACGGGACATCCGTTACCATTAGCGATCCCATCGACGACTTGATTACAGCGTCCGAGAATAGCGATATCGTCTATTCGCGTAAGACGGGAGGCACCTGGGATACGCCGCAATCGATTGCATCGATCTCCGGCCCTGATACTATTCCTGCGCTTGCTGCAGGTCCCAGCGGCAGCGCCCTGGCTGCCTGGGTGAATGACAATGGTTCCGGCATGCAGTCTCTCTGCGCAGCGCGATGGAGCGGCTCGTCCTGGAGCAGTGTTGACACACTGACTACGTCCACCTTGTTCGATCCTCCCGCCGTCATCTACGCCGATGACGGACCGATGGTCGTGTGGGCGCAAGATTCCGACGGCGATGCCGACAGCATTGACGACTGGAAGGTCTACTCATCCACATGGAATGGCTCCCAGTGGTCCAATCCGACTGCGTTGATTACACCAACGACCAGAGGGACTGTCGAAGTGGCATCGGCGCCGCGCGGTCATCGCGGGTATAGTCCATTCTACGATCCTTCGGAATGCGATAAGAAGGGGCCCGACTTCACGGCTCCCGGCAACATGGAGATCGGCCCATGCGCTCCGGACGACCCACCCGGATGCCGGCGCGTGAACTACACGCTCCCGGCTGTTACGGATAACTGCGACGATGCCCCCACGATCGCCGGCGATCCGGCTTCGGGGTCCATTCTCGCGTTCGGAATGCACACGATTACTTTGACGGCGACGGATCAGTGGGACAACGAGACGATCAAGACGTTCTCTGTCGAAGTCCTTGCCGTGGATCTACTC
This genomic window from bacterium contains:
- a CDS encoding dihydroxy-acid dehydratase → MRSDTIKKGFERAPHRSLLRATGNFQEGDENKPFIAIANSYVDIIPGHAHLDVVGEFVKQAVREAGGVPFVFNTIGVDDGIAMGHIGMKYSLPSRELIADTVETMVEAHRFDGMICIPNCDKIVPGMMMASMRLNIPTVFVSGGPMEAGKTSSGKSVDLISVFEGVGARKDGKMSDEELTEIEKLACPTCGSCSGMFTANSMNCLAEALGLALPGNGTILATSESRAQLYSRVAEALLALIEKDIKPRDIVTRDSFRNAMILDVAMGGSTNTVLHTMAVAAEAKVDFTMADINEISKATPNICKVSPSSQYHVQDVHVAGGIHTILGEIRRGLPGVLKEDALTVTGQTIGQNIDRWDVRSAEALREALVVNQTGGVPSGKSVKELGIAIRAQRQEDGDSATAVALQTREREMLVACFAAAWNARNSKALLGLFDSNAEIASSEPHEARLTSKADLRSFFQPFLADGPDATVASIVELDGEPAAILWSMGAKPEARGVVLLDGFSEDGQSVTHATIHWEEALAASARPCTVGEAGGTYPFAPPSFDLFDCIRPAEKAYSKQGGLAVLYGNLAPEGSVVKTAGVAPEMLQFTGEAIVFESQDDACEGILDGKVHEGHVVVIRYEGPRGGPGMQEMLAPTSYIMGRGLGSRVALITDGRFSGGTRGACIGHVSPEAAEGGAIGLIKDGDKIRIDIPAREIELLVDEAELAKRKAEWTPREPGITTGWLRRYAKFVTNAAKGAVLEC
- the mutS gene encoding DNA mismatch repair protein MutS yields the protein MTTQSEYSTPMMRQYMALKREQPDAILLFRCGDFYETYADDAEEAGRLLNIIVTRKAAGGDGDVAMAGVPHHALDNYLAKLVRLGKRVAIAEQTEDPKQAKGLVQRAIVRVVTPGTAVDDALLEDRSNNYLVALCEGKNGDWGVAVTDVSTGFFALTEVDAADSQAKLVTELARLDAREILLPEDLEASALRPLLAERDIPITRRRQEDFRHANARRLLLDHFNVQSLEGFGAEELETGVCAAGALLRYIRETQKTAIGHIANLRVHYGKRAMVLDAVTQRSLELVRNLHGDGREGTLLSILDRTVTPMGARMLKRWMLEPLCERAAIEARLDAVDNLVASLDLRENAGELLRGVKDLERIVSRMSMGVANPREMAALRLGLDRLPELRRTLTGANAPLLKRLGEELNLLEDLRREVATALVEEPPANLQNGGAIRDGYSDELDELKAVARDSKTWIAQFRAREAERTGVDKLKIGYNRVFGYYIEITHAQMRQIPGGEPPEDYIRKQTLTNSERFITPELKEKEDIILHAEERLVALEQQLFDALRRRVADHAVEILHDAEVIANVDCLRSFAVAAMSGRYVRPRINEDDRLEIVDGRHPVLEAIQTDPPFVPNDALMSPDDCQIALITGPNMAGKSTYIRQVALIVLMAHMGCFVPAGEADISLVDRIFTRVGAMDHLARGQSTFLVEMTETANILRHATTSSLVILDEIGRGTSTYDGLSIAWSVVEYLHNTPGRTPKTLFATHYHELTSLEGPLPRLRNHHVAILEEKTRVVFLFKVIPGATDRSYGVHAAEYAGVPADVVTRAREILGGLERGEAVAPRVASGEKIVEGKKVRGKKAAAILPQADPWEDQQLSLFDSAPPHEAVERLKKLDPNRLTPMEALAVLAELKRLTDDSS
- a CDS encoding HYR domain-containing protein; translated protein: MERLPFDRGRSASWRNGIGFGFQRQIGLGRIAALILLASVFHGTADAATLSGYVEESASTATLAGVSVIVKDVPRTVFRKATTDGVGYFYLSDIADGTYDFYVESYLVTPPVQLTVSGQNDITTIVLKALPPPSPYTSPETVLAERNPTLVEDADGDVHIVFEREGSLLHSVRSEGSWADCDIVTTGTARYPTVAYGSALNDSLTTEGLICTWGTSDTTDTQTLNFSLGRFTASGIEWSTSSTLTNDLAADSAPKALVRGGSSPLVVWSQRRIDITDDADAYYKSIDLAGYTFTPRSIYQEPPKKPPKSNERASISVSVEFASGETVPKWVPVLGGKYEFDLNGEANGSTDCEKAHVDGGLTIDISLSDNASAHGSFSAEADWKASEPDCDYVFDSASCTGAIGAKGKVPSPPVPIVVGGAPIGSVVFYGSLAGELKGTVTWSSGFPGWPEGGVYTVTLNPAVGAELDLLKGFIEGSAEVSGSATGSYAPPSTLKMVSVSITVSGELCGFWGWWCKDFTKTWTKNYSRGGNYYYRESADDLIVLMSRRSDGDYSITEDLVTTKNTSYMGTGNVYEGTPVLDDISSDYYSDGPVSIARNSSGDVVVTWAKEDGDYNSTLGSSIIARTLSSSGSWGTVEEIADSDNFNRDVAIVFDSSDVPMAVWAQADGTSVTISDPIDDLITASENSDIVYSRKTGGTWDTPQSIASISGPDTIPALAAGPSGSALAAWVNDNGSGMQSLCAARWSGSSWSSVDTLTTSTLFDPPAVIYADDGPMVVWAQDSDGDADSIDDWKVYSSTWNGSQWSNPTALITPTTRGTVEVASAPRGHRGYSPFYDPSECDKKGPDFTAPGNMEIGPCAPDDPPGCRRVNYTLPAVTDNCDDAPTIAGDPASGSILAFGMHTITLTATDQWDNETIKTFSVEVLAVDLLYFTAIPTAIGEPMDLEWATAAEIDTIGFHIYRGVDTGDSGYLPGTRLTNQIVPSLGSPTEGAIYQYIDPTPVEFDTEIRVYFLEDIDINGVSTFHGPFYSETLTSTDTKVWEWDQYK